One genomic window of Caenorhabditis elegans chromosome I includes the following:
- the tent-5 gene encoding polynucleotide adenylyltransferase (Confirmed by transcript evidence), whose amino-acid sequence MRNGNGQNQQGNQQYQQCQNNYQNQQNHQNSNQGYQEPQNEQFVSRTMILAKGQMKRLRAVLEERVEIHGRGNFPTISTKLINLIRCLRQHMGSVQVEARDVRLNGGAASFVASSDDFSYADLDLIFPIQIDEESDENVEKQIFDAIRDSVFMTIRELMPDNIGKEKFDFETLKDVYIRKMIKVSTDNDKWSLFSLNNEYGRCIELKFVNKMRRQFEFSVDSFQIHLDPLLNELDECEQKKITIESMYGDVQQAMTHLHERLIDTVKPEEIRGGGLLKYCHLIIRGYKAAKPWNCRKLERYMCSRFFIDFPDLISQENKLRNYLDSHFGTSFNGATYDQWSSSGSDTDSEASTSQATTSSLLVTGQAKYDFLMLLYRVIDESTVCLMAHERNMSLNMIDRVAFQLSMQCYTPPNFSSGSSTPPRTTLFYLPPDAATWIPVI is encoded by the exons ATGAGAAACGGAAATGGACAAAACCAGCAGGGAAACCAGCAATATCAGCAATGCCAGAATAACTATCAAAACCAACAAAATCATCAGAACTCGAATCAAGGATATCAGGAACCACAAAATGAGCAATTCGTGTCAAGGACAATGATTTTGGCAAAGGGACAG atgaaacgACTACGAGCAGTTTTGGAAGAACGTGTTGAAATCCATGGACGTGGCAACTTCCCAACAATCTCCACCAAACTCATTAATCTGATTCGGTGTCTACGACAACATATGGG aagtGTTCAAGTTGAAGCCCGTGACGTTCGCCTAAACGGAGGCGCCGCATCATTTGTAGCCTCTTCTGATGATTTCTCGTATGCTGATCTCGACCTGATATTCCCAATTCAAATTGACGAAGAATCCGatgaaaatgtcgaaaaacaaattttcgatgCGATTCGTGATTCTGTATTTATGACAATTCGTGAACTAATGCCTGATAACATCGGAAAggagaaattcgattttgagaCTCTCAAGGATGTCTATATCCGGAAAATGATTAAg GTTTCCACTGACAATGATAAATGGTCGTTGTTTTCACTGAACAACGAGTACGGACGGTGCATTGAGCTGAAGTTTGTGAACAAAATGAGGCGGCAATTTGAATTCTCGGTTGATTCATTCCAAATTCATTTGGATCCACTTCTTAATGAGTTGGACGAGTGTGAACAGAAAAAGATCACAATTGAGAGCATGTACGGTGATGTTCAACAAGCAATGACTCATCTTCATGAGAGATTAATCGATACTGTCAAACCGGAAGAAATTCGTGGTGGAGGACTTTTGAAGTACTGTCATTTGATTATTAGAGGATACAAAGCAGCGAAGCCATGGAATTGTCGCAAATTGGAGAG ATACATGTGCTCCCGCTTCTTCATCGATTTCCCTGATCTAATCTCACAGGAAAATAAGCTCCGAAACTACTTGGATTCTCACTTTGGAACATCATTTAACGGAGCCACTTACGATCAATGGTCTTCATCTGGATCAGATACTGATTCTGAAGCATCTACTTCTCAAGCGACCACATCTTCTCTCTTGGTTACAGGACAGGCTAAATACGACTTCTTGATGCTTTTGTATCGAGTAATTGACGAAAGTACTGTTTGTCTGATGGCTCATGAAAGGAATATGTCGTTGAACATGATTGATCGTGTCGCATTCCAG CTCTCAATGCAATGCTACACTCCACCAAACTTCTCATCAGGTTCCTCAACACCTCCACGAACGACTCTTTTCTACTTGCCACCAGATGCAGCTACATGGATTCCAGTCATCTGA
- the F55A12.2 gene encoding DUF1691 domain-containing protein (Partially confirmed by transcript evidence), whose protein sequence is MSSADQAHLMSRLSSTWPFRDERRALTWPVHAGLVANCVTSSLIATRINSEMFLYDAKAKFFESIRKCPKSPFVFGVYSSGVTYFMLHQVLVTPKVYNELTPCPSCLVINSIAIGLLTGIALPMLATPYLAHYVLINREANTGGSSRAMPVVNNLLEFLTLGWEGISNAPNPLVL, encoded by the exons ATGTCTTCAGCTGATCAAGCTCATTTGATGAGTCGCCTCTCATCAACATGGCCATTTCGAGATGAGCGAAGAGCATTAACATGGCCAGTTCACGCTGGTTTAGTAGCTAATTGTGTCACTTCTTCACTTATTG ccacTCGGATCAACTCTGAAATGTTCCTTTATGATGCGAAAGCTAAATTCTTTGAATCAATCCGAAAGTGTCCGAAATCTCCATTTGTATTTGGAGTTTATTCCTCTGGTGTTACATATTTCATGCTTCATCAG GTTCTTGTAACACCTAAAGTCTACAATGAGCTTACACCATGTCCATCGTGTCTTGTCATTAATAGTATTGCTATTGGATTATTAACAGGAATTGCTCTTCCGATGCTTGCAACTCCATATTTGGCACATTATGTTCTGATCAATAGGGAAGCGAATACAGGAGGAAGTTCTAGAGCAATGCCAGTTGTCAATAATTTATTAGAGTTCTTGACTCTAGGATGGGAAGGTATATCGAAT gctcCAAACCCGCTCGTCCTGTAA
- the F55A12.2 gene encoding DUF1691 domain-containing protein (Confirmed by transcript evidence), which translates to MSSADQAHLMSRLSSTWPFRDERRALTWPVHAGLVANCVTSSLIATRINSEMFLYDAKAKFFESIRKCPKSPFVFGVYSSGVTYFMLHQVLVTPKVYNELTPCPSCLVINSIAIGLLTGIALPMLATPYLAHYVLINREANTGGSSRAMPVVNNLLEFLTLGWEGSKPARPVIAMCAAIQMIVSFGSMYAMLWGRERMFNTLELDSDLARRLVAEAQTSSSLKQKILDFLRKIPLVNGAIPEAPENERVA; encoded by the exons ATGTCTTCAGCTGATCAAGCTCATTTGATGAGTCGCCTCTCATCAACATGGCCATTTCGAGATGAGCGAAGAGCATTAACATGGCCAGTTCACGCTGGTTTAGTAGCTAATTGTGTCACTTCTTCACTTATTG ccacTCGGATCAACTCTGAAATGTTCCTTTATGATGCGAAAGCTAAATTCTTTGAATCAATCCGAAAGTGTCCGAAATCTCCATTTGTATTTGGAGTTTATTCCTCTGGTGTTACATATTTCATGCTTCATCAG GTTCTTGTAACACCTAAAGTCTACAATGAGCTTACACCATGTCCATCGTGTCTTGTCATTAATAGTATTGCTATTGGATTATTAACAGGAATTGCTCTTCCGATGCTTGCAACTCCATATTTGGCACATTATGTTCTGATCAATAGGGAAGCGAATACAGGAGGAAGTTCTAGAGCAATGCCAGTTGTCAATAATTTATTAGAGTTCTTGACTCTAGGATGGGAAG gctcCAAACCCGCTCGTCCTGTAATTGCCATGTGTGCTGCCATTCAAATGATCGTCAGTTTTGGTTCAATGTACGCGATGCTCTGGGGTCGTGAACGAATGTTCAACACTCTTGAACTGGACTCCGATTTGGCACGTCGTCTTGTTGCTGAAGCGCAAACATCATCCTCACTTAAGCAGAAGATTCTCGATTTTCTACGAAAGATTCCGCTCGTCAACGGGGCGATTCCAGAAGCACCGGAAAATGAACGTGTCGCTTGA
- the F55A12.2 gene encoding HEPN domain-containing protein (Confirmed by transcript evidence) — translation MSKENEQNSPQFLSLWQNSENFAKLESHAVNRGLVAAAR, via the coding sequence atgagCAAAGAAAATGAGCAGAATAGTCCGCAATTTCTATCATTATGGcagaattcggaaaattttgcaaaattggaatCACATGCCGTCAATAGAGGATTGGTGGCAGCGGCGaggtga
- the tent-5 gene encoding polynucleotide adenylyltransferase (Confirmed by transcript evidence) yields MKRLRAVLEERVEIHGRGNFPTISTKLINLIRCLRQHMGSVQVEARDVRLNGGAASFVASSDDFSYADLDLIFPIQIDEESDENVEKQIFDAIRDSVFMTIRELMPDNIGKEKFDFETLKDVYIRKMIKVSTDNDKWSLFSLNNEYGRCIELKFVNKMRRQFEFSVDSFQIHLDPLLNELDECEQKKITIESMYGDVQQAMTHLHERLIDTVKPEEIRGGGLLKYCHLIIRGYKAAKPWNCRKLERYMCSRFFIDFPDLISQENKLRNYLDSHFGTSFNGATYDQWSSSGSDTDSEASTSQATTSSLLVTGQAKYDFLMLLYRVIDESTVCLMAHERNMSLNMIDRVAFQLSMQCYTPPNFSSGSSTPPRTTLFYLPPDAATWIPVI; encoded by the exons atgaaacgACTACGAGCAGTTTTGGAAGAACGTGTTGAAATCCATGGACGTGGCAACTTCCCAACAATCTCCACCAAACTCATTAATCTGATTCGGTGTCTACGACAACATATGGG aagtGTTCAAGTTGAAGCCCGTGACGTTCGCCTAAACGGAGGCGCCGCATCATTTGTAGCCTCTTCTGATGATTTCTCGTATGCTGATCTCGACCTGATATTCCCAATTCAAATTGACGAAGAATCCGatgaaaatgtcgaaaaacaaattttcgatgCGATTCGTGATTCTGTATTTATGACAATTCGTGAACTAATGCCTGATAACATCGGAAAggagaaattcgattttgagaCTCTCAAGGATGTCTATATCCGGAAAATGATTAAg GTTTCCACTGACAATGATAAATGGTCGTTGTTTTCACTGAACAACGAGTACGGACGGTGCATTGAGCTGAAGTTTGTGAACAAAATGAGGCGGCAATTTGAATTCTCGGTTGATTCATTCCAAATTCATTTGGATCCACTTCTTAATGAGTTGGACGAGTGTGAACAGAAAAAGATCACAATTGAGAGCATGTACGGTGATGTTCAACAAGCAATGACTCATCTTCATGAGAGATTAATCGATACTGTCAAACCGGAAGAAATTCGTGGTGGAGGACTTTTGAAGTACTGTCATTTGATTATTAGAGGATACAAAGCAGCGAAGCCATGGAATTGTCGCAAATTGGAGAG ATACATGTGCTCCCGCTTCTTCATCGATTTCCCTGATCTAATCTCACAGGAAAATAAGCTCCGAAACTACTTGGATTCTCACTTTGGAACATCATTTAACGGAGCCACTTACGATCAATGGTCTTCATCTGGATCAGATACTGATTCTGAAGCATCTACTTCTCAAGCGACCACATCTTCTCTCTTGGTTACAGGACAGGCTAAATACGACTTCTTGATGCTTTTGTATCGAGTAATTGACGAAAGTACTGTTTGTCTGATGGCTCATGAAAGGAATATGTCGTTGAACATGATTGATCGTGTCGCATTCCAG CTCTCAATGCAATGCTACACTCCACCAAACTTCTCATCAGGTTCCTCAACACCTCCACGAACGACTCTTTTCTACTTGCCACCAGATGCAGCTACATGGATTCCAGTCATCTGA
- the tent-5 gene encoding polynucleotide adenylyltransferase (Confirmed by transcript evidence) — protein MRGRRSRTVITYDQHGNMHKVLAPHGTNRMRNGNGQNQQGNQQYQQCQNNYQNQQNHQNSNQGYQEPQNEQFVSRTMILAKGQMKRLRAVLEERVEIHGRGNFPTISTKLINLIRCLRQHMGSVQVEARDVRLNGGAASFVASSDDFSYADLDLIFPIQIDEESDENVEKQIFDAIRDSVFMTIRELMPDNIGKEKFDFETLKDVYIRKMIKVSTDNDKWSLFSLNNEYGRCIELKFVNKMRRQFEFSVDSFQIHLDPLLNELDECEQKKITIESMYGDVQQAMTHLHERLIDTVKPEEIRGGGLLKYCHLIIRGYKAAKPWNCRKLERYMCSRFFIDFPDLISQENKLRNYLDSHFGTSFNGATYDQWSSSGSDTDSEASTSQATTSSLLVTGQAKYDFLMLLYRVIDESTVCLMAHERNMSLNMIDRVAFQLSMQCYTPPNFSSGSSTPPRTTLFYLPPDAATWIPVI, from the exons ttggctCCTCACGGAACAAACAGAATGAGAAACGGAAATGGACAAAACCAGCAGGGAAACCAGCAATATCAGCAATGCCAGAATAACTATCAAAACCAACAAAATCATCAGAACTCGAATCAAGGATATCAGGAACCACAAAATGAGCAATTCGTGTCAAGGACAATGATTTTGGCAAAGGGACAG atgaaacgACTACGAGCAGTTTTGGAAGAACGTGTTGAAATCCATGGACGTGGCAACTTCCCAACAATCTCCACCAAACTCATTAATCTGATTCGGTGTCTACGACAACATATGGG aagtGTTCAAGTTGAAGCCCGTGACGTTCGCCTAAACGGAGGCGCCGCATCATTTGTAGCCTCTTCTGATGATTTCTCGTATGCTGATCTCGACCTGATATTCCCAATTCAAATTGACGAAGAATCCGatgaaaatgtcgaaaaacaaattttcgatgCGATTCGTGATTCTGTATTTATGACAATTCGTGAACTAATGCCTGATAACATCGGAAAggagaaattcgattttgagaCTCTCAAGGATGTCTATATCCGGAAAATGATTAAg GTTTCCACTGACAATGATAAATGGTCGTTGTTTTCACTGAACAACGAGTACGGACGGTGCATTGAGCTGAAGTTTGTGAACAAAATGAGGCGGCAATTTGAATTCTCGGTTGATTCATTCCAAATTCATTTGGATCCACTTCTTAATGAGTTGGACGAGTGTGAACAGAAAAAGATCACAATTGAGAGCATGTACGGTGATGTTCAACAAGCAATGACTCATCTTCATGAGAGATTAATCGATACTGTCAAACCGGAAGAAATTCGTGGTGGAGGACTTTTGAAGTACTGTCATTTGATTATTAGAGGATACAAAGCAGCGAAGCCATGGAATTGTCGCAAATTGGAGAG ATACATGTGCTCCCGCTTCTTCATCGATTTCCCTGATCTAATCTCACAGGAAAATAAGCTCCGAAACTACTTGGATTCTCACTTTGGAACATCATTTAACGGAGCCACTTACGATCAATGGTCTTCATCTGGATCAGATACTGATTCTGAAGCATCTACTTCTCAAGCGACCACATCTTCTCTCTTGGTTACAGGACAGGCTAAATACGACTTCTTGATGCTTTTGTATCGAGTAATTGACGAAAGTACTGTTTGTCTGATGGCTCATGAAAGGAATATGTCGTTGAACATGATTGATCGTGTCGCATTCCAG CTCTCAATGCAATGCTACACTCCACCAAACTTCTCATCAGGTTCCTCAACACCTCCACGAACGACTCTTTTCTACTTGCCACCAGATGCAGCTACATGGATTCCAGTCATCTGA
- the F55A12.2 gene encoding uncharacterized protein (Confirmed by transcript evidence), with protein MSKENEQNSPQFLSLWQNSENFAKLESHAVNRGLVAAARDASTDPSNRSTLWQNLSSMSSADQAHLMSRLSSTWPFRDERRALTWPVHAGLVANCVTSSLIATRINSEMFLYDAKAKFFESIRKCPKSPFVFGVYSSGVTYFMLHQVLVTPKVYNELTPCPSCLVINSIAIGLLTGIALPMLATPYLAHYVLINREANTGGSSRAMPVVNNLLEFLTLGWEGSKPARPVIAMCAAIQMIVSFGSMYAMLWGRERMFNTLELDSDLARRLVAEAQTSSSLKQKILDFLRKIPLVNGAIPEAPENERVA; from the exons atgagCAAAGAAAATGAGCAGAATAGTCCGCAATTTCTATCATTATGGcagaattcggaaaattttgcaaaattggaatCACATGCCGTCAATAGAGGATTGGTGGCAGCGGCGag AGATGCCTCAACAGATCCATCAAATCGTTCAACACTATGGCAGAATCTATCTTCAATGTCTTCAGCTGATCAAGCTCATTTGATGAGTCGCCTCTCATCAACATGGCCATTTCGAGATGAGCGAAGAGCATTAACATGGCCAGTTCACGCTGGTTTAGTAGCTAATTGTGTCACTTCTTCACTTATTG ccacTCGGATCAACTCTGAAATGTTCCTTTATGATGCGAAAGCTAAATTCTTTGAATCAATCCGAAAGTGTCCGAAATCTCCATTTGTATTTGGAGTTTATTCCTCTGGTGTTACATATTTCATGCTTCATCAG GTTCTTGTAACACCTAAAGTCTACAATGAGCTTACACCATGTCCATCGTGTCTTGTCATTAATAGTATTGCTATTGGATTATTAACAGGAATTGCTCTTCCGATGCTTGCAACTCCATATTTGGCACATTATGTTCTGATCAATAGGGAAGCGAATACAGGAGGAAGTTCTAGAGCAATGCCAGTTGTCAATAATTTATTAGAGTTCTTGACTCTAGGATGGGAAG gctcCAAACCCGCTCGTCCTGTAATTGCCATGTGTGCTGCCATTCAAATGATCGTCAGTTTTGGTTCAATGTACGCGATGCTCTGGGGTCGTGAACGAATGTTCAACACTCTTGAACTGGACTCCGATTTGGCACGTCGTCTTGTTGCTGAAGCGCAAACATCATCCTCACTTAAGCAGAAGATTCTCGATTTTCTACGAAAGATTCCGCTCGTCAACGGGGCGATTCCAGAAGCACCGGAAAATGAACGTGTCGCTTGA
- the tent-5 gene encoding polynucleotide adenylyltransferase (Confirmed by transcript evidence) — protein sequence MTTYRRRRLAPHGTNRMRNGNGQNQQGNQQYQQCQNNYQNQQNHQNSNQGYQEPQNEQFVSRTMILAKGQMKRLRAVLEERVEIHGRGNFPTISTKLINLIRCLRQHMGSVQVEARDVRLNGGAASFVASSDDFSYADLDLIFPIQIDEESDENVEKQIFDAIRDSVFMTIRELMPDNIGKEKFDFETLKDVYIRKMIKVSTDNDKWSLFSLNNEYGRCIELKFVNKMRRQFEFSVDSFQIHLDPLLNELDECEQKKITIESMYGDVQQAMTHLHERLIDTVKPEEIRGGGLLKYCHLIIRGYKAAKPWNCRKLERYMCSRFFIDFPDLISQENKLRNYLDSHFGTSFNGATYDQWSSSGSDTDSEASTSQATTSSLLVTGQAKYDFLMLLYRVIDESTVCLMAHERNMSLNMIDRVAFQLSMQCYTPPNFSSGSSTPPRTTLFYLPPDAATWIPVI from the exons ttggctCCTCACGGAACAAACAGAATGAGAAACGGAAATGGACAAAACCAGCAGGGAAACCAGCAATATCAGCAATGCCAGAATAACTATCAAAACCAACAAAATCATCAGAACTCGAATCAAGGATATCAGGAACCACAAAATGAGCAATTCGTGTCAAGGACAATGATTTTGGCAAAGGGACAG atgaaacgACTACGAGCAGTTTTGGAAGAACGTGTTGAAATCCATGGACGTGGCAACTTCCCAACAATCTCCACCAAACTCATTAATCTGATTCGGTGTCTACGACAACATATGGG aagtGTTCAAGTTGAAGCCCGTGACGTTCGCCTAAACGGAGGCGCCGCATCATTTGTAGCCTCTTCTGATGATTTCTCGTATGCTGATCTCGACCTGATATTCCCAATTCAAATTGACGAAGAATCCGatgaaaatgtcgaaaaacaaattttcgatgCGATTCGTGATTCTGTATTTATGACAATTCGTGAACTAATGCCTGATAACATCGGAAAggagaaattcgattttgagaCTCTCAAGGATGTCTATATCCGGAAAATGATTAAg GTTTCCACTGACAATGATAAATGGTCGTTGTTTTCACTGAACAACGAGTACGGACGGTGCATTGAGCTGAAGTTTGTGAACAAAATGAGGCGGCAATTTGAATTCTCGGTTGATTCATTCCAAATTCATTTGGATCCACTTCTTAATGAGTTGGACGAGTGTGAACAGAAAAAGATCACAATTGAGAGCATGTACGGTGATGTTCAACAAGCAATGACTCATCTTCATGAGAGATTAATCGATACTGTCAAACCGGAAGAAATTCGTGGTGGAGGACTTTTGAAGTACTGTCATTTGATTATTAGAGGATACAAAGCAGCGAAGCCATGGAATTGTCGCAAATTGGAGAG ATACATGTGCTCCCGCTTCTTCATCGATTTCCCTGATCTAATCTCACAGGAAAATAAGCTCCGAAACTACTTGGATTCTCACTTTGGAACATCATTTAACGGAGCCACTTACGATCAATGGTCTTCATCTGGATCAGATACTGATTCTGAAGCATCTACTTCTCAAGCGACCACATCTTCTCTCTTGGTTACAGGACAGGCTAAATACGACTTCTTGATGCTTTTGTATCGAGTAATTGACGAAAGTACTGTTTGTCTGATGGCTCATGAAAGGAATATGTCGTTGAACATGATTGATCGTGTCGCATTCCAG CTCTCAATGCAATGCTACACTCCACCAAACTTCTCATCAGGTTCCTCAACACCTCCACGAACGACTCTTTTCTACTTGCCACCAGATGCAGCTACATGGATTCCAGTCATCTGA
- the tent-5 gene encoding polynucleotide adenylyltransferase (Confirmed by transcript evidence), producing MGKKKVVWKKVEGIVELAPHGTNRMRNGNGQNQQGNQQYQQCQNNYQNQQNHQNSNQGYQEPQNEQFVSRTMILAKGQMKRLRAVLEERVEIHGRGNFPTISTKLINLIRCLRQHMGSVQVEARDVRLNGGAASFVASSDDFSYADLDLIFPIQIDEESDENVEKQIFDAIRDSVFMTIRELMPDNIGKEKFDFETLKDVYIRKMIKVSTDNDKWSLFSLNNEYGRCIELKFVNKMRRQFEFSVDSFQIHLDPLLNELDECEQKKITIESMYGDVQQAMTHLHERLIDTVKPEEIRGGGLLKYCHLIIRGYKAAKPWNCRKLERYMCSRFFIDFPDLISQENKLRNYLDSHFGTSFNGATYDQWSSSGSDTDSEASTSQATTSSLLVTGQAKYDFLMLLYRVIDESTVCLMAHERNMSLNMIDRVAFQLSMQCYTPPNFSSGSSTPPRTTLFYLPPDAATWIPVI from the exons ttggctCCTCACGGAACAAACAGAATGAGAAACGGAAATGGACAAAACCAGCAGGGAAACCAGCAATATCAGCAATGCCAGAATAACTATCAAAACCAACAAAATCATCAGAACTCGAATCAAGGATATCAGGAACCACAAAATGAGCAATTCGTGTCAAGGACAATGATTTTGGCAAAGGGACAG atgaaacgACTACGAGCAGTTTTGGAAGAACGTGTTGAAATCCATGGACGTGGCAACTTCCCAACAATCTCCACCAAACTCATTAATCTGATTCGGTGTCTACGACAACATATGGG aagtGTTCAAGTTGAAGCCCGTGACGTTCGCCTAAACGGAGGCGCCGCATCATTTGTAGCCTCTTCTGATGATTTCTCGTATGCTGATCTCGACCTGATATTCCCAATTCAAATTGACGAAGAATCCGatgaaaatgtcgaaaaacaaattttcgatgCGATTCGTGATTCTGTATTTATGACAATTCGTGAACTAATGCCTGATAACATCGGAAAggagaaattcgattttgagaCTCTCAAGGATGTCTATATCCGGAAAATGATTAAg GTTTCCACTGACAATGATAAATGGTCGTTGTTTTCACTGAACAACGAGTACGGACGGTGCATTGAGCTGAAGTTTGTGAACAAAATGAGGCGGCAATTTGAATTCTCGGTTGATTCATTCCAAATTCATTTGGATCCACTTCTTAATGAGTTGGACGAGTGTGAACAGAAAAAGATCACAATTGAGAGCATGTACGGTGATGTTCAACAAGCAATGACTCATCTTCATGAGAGATTAATCGATACTGTCAAACCGGAAGAAATTCGTGGTGGAGGACTTTTGAAGTACTGTCATTTGATTATTAGAGGATACAAAGCAGCGAAGCCATGGAATTGTCGCAAATTGGAGAG ATACATGTGCTCCCGCTTCTTCATCGATTTCCCTGATCTAATCTCACAGGAAAATAAGCTCCGAAACTACTTGGATTCTCACTTTGGAACATCATTTAACGGAGCCACTTACGATCAATGGTCTTCATCTGGATCAGATACTGATTCTGAAGCATCTACTTCTCAAGCGACCACATCTTCTCTCTTGGTTACAGGACAGGCTAAATACGACTTCTTGATGCTTTTGTATCGAGTAATTGACGAAAGTACTGTTTGTCTGATGGCTCATGAAAGGAATATGTCGTTGAACATGATTGATCGTGTCGCATTCCAG CTCTCAATGCAATGCTACACTCCACCAAACTTCTCATCAGGTTCCTCAACACCTCCACGAACGACTCTTTTCTACTTGCCACCAGATGCAGCTACATGGATTCCAGTCATCTGA
- the zhp-1 gene encoding Zip homologous protein 1 (Confirmed by transcript evidence), with the protein MEFIVCNGCGCSPSKRQFFITACSHVFCETCRTTPTADFCHLCKIPTKTLKMDASLPKNVKKMFGDVGVMSTDIHKRLARVIGFQKIQKSIQLKMENKKSVMRKEQTKKVEKKTEEMHCQLSKLTSFEENNRKKLEDIERENEKLRNLISALELKVASSRDIDDDEFFMQGTPTSSNPSVAGSDVDNDELLDYDLLGLRNRSDSSSSNCSSQSNRGGSLF; encoded by the exons ATGGAGTTCATCGTTTGCAATGGATGTGGATGCTCGCCAAgtaaaagacaattttttatcacCGCCTGCTCCCACGTCTTCTGTGAAACATGCCGAACAACTCCCACTGCTGACTTTTGTCATTTGTGTAAAATCCCGacaaaaactctcaaaatgGATGCAAGTCTGCCGAAGAATGTGAAGAAAATGTTCGGCGATGTGGGTGTGATGAGTACGGATATTCACAAACGCCTCGCTCGAGTTATtggctttcaaaaaattcagaagtcaattcaattgaaaatggaaaacaaaaaa TCAGTTATGCGAAAAGAACAAACCaagaaagttgagaaaaagacGGAGGAAATGCACTGTCAATTGTCGAAGCTAACAAGTTTTGAGGAAAATAATCGTAAGAAGCTTGAAGATATTGAACGCGAGAACGAGAAGCTTCGGAATTT AATCAGTGCTCTCGAACTGAAAGTTGCCAGTTCTCGTGATATCGATGATGACGAGTTTTTCATGCAAGGTACTCCAACTTCTTCAAATCCTTCCGTTGCTGGTTCAGATGTAGATAATGACGAATTGCTCGATTAT GATCTTCTAGGATTGAGGAATCGATCTGATTCATCATCATCCAACTGCTCGTCTCAATCGAATCGTGGAGGATCTCTGTTTTAA